CCAGGCCGTACACAATGCCGCCTCCGAGAAGGCAGCCCAGGCCGGCATGGGATCGACCATCGTCGCGGTGCTGGCAGATGGAGCCTTCTTCTCCGTCGGGCATGTCGGCGACAGCCGCATTTATCTCATCCGCGATGGTTCCATCGAGCAGCTCACCAACGATCACTCGCTCGTGATGGAGCAGGTGCGCCTGGGGATGATAACCCTGGCGGAAGCCCGCACCTCGCAGATGCAGAACGTCATCGTGCGCGCCCTGGGGACCGAGCCTTCGGTTCAGCCCGACCTGGATGACCTGGTAGCTGCTCCCGGGGATGTGCTGGTGTTGTGCAGCGATGGCCTCACCCGCCACGTCTCCGATGACAAGATTCTGGAAACCGTCATGTCAGCCTCCGATCTGCAGAAGGCTTGCGACCGGCTGGTAGACGCTGCCCGTGACGGTGGCGGCGAAGACAACATTACTTGTCTGCTACTGCGTTTCGAAGAGCAGCCGTGGTACAAGAAGTGGCTGGACGCGGCCTCTGGAGGAAGTCCGAAATGGCAAAACTCTTTCTGAAGTTTGAACAAGCTACTCTGAAGGAGTACTCGCTTCCCGAGGGCGGCACGCTCACCATCGGGCGGCTGCCGGACAACAACGTTCAAATCGATAACCTTGCCGTCTCCGGCCACCATGCCCGCATTGGCTTCGAGGGCGACCACTTCGTGATTGAGGACAGCAACAGCCTGAATGGGACATTCGTGAATGGCCGACGCATCAGCAAGTCTGCTCTTCGTGACGGGGATGTCGTCCTGGTGGGCAAACATACCATCGCATTTCAGGATGAGGCACGGCGGGCGGAAGTCGCCCTGCCTCCCTTGAATGTGACCCCGCCGGTGCCGCAGCTCGACGCCACGGTGATGCTCGAAACCAAGCAGGCCAAGGAAATGCTGGCGCAAGCTGCTCCCGGCGAGCCGATCGTTTCCCGTTATCCCATTCGCGAACGCATTGCGACTCTTACCGTCATGGAAGGCAAGACCGACCAGTCCCGCTACGTGCTCAGCAGCAAACTGAATGTCATCGGCAAATCGGAGATGGCATCGATCAAGCTGAAGGGCTGGTTTGCTCCGCGCGTGGCAGCGGTCATCAACCACCGCGATGATCGCTACTTCATCGCCGCTTCAGAGAAAGATGTCCGCATCAAAGTAAACGGCGCGGAAGTTGCCGGACAGAAAGAGCTGGCCGAGGGCGATGTCGTGGAAGTGGCCGGGGTGAAGCTCACCTTCGCGTATTCGGAATAAACCTCCATATTGCGAATAAACCCTGTTCTGTCATCCGAGCGCGGGCCGAGCTGTGCCCGGCCCCTCGGCAAGCGCGCTCTTGGCTTGCTGGGGTGGGACACGAGGCTCGAGTCGAAAGACCTTGCGTTTTCTTCTACCCCAAACACTCCAGGGGTGCCTCATGTTAGCCGTCCTTTGGCTAACGTGGGAGGTCTTGGCGCAGCCTCGACAGTTTGCCCGTGGCTAAAGGTTCATCCCCGGCTGCTATATTGATCCCCAGGAGCACGCAACCCTGTCCAGCCCTGCCATCACTTCCGCAGAACTCAGCCTCGCCGCTGCTGCCTGCTGGGGAACAGCCGACTTCAACGGCGGCCTTGCCGCCAAGGGTTCCGATGCCTTTGGCGTGGTGGTTGTCGCACACGGCGCCGGACTGCTGTGCATGCTGGCCTTCGCCCTCGCAACCGGCGAGCCGATTCCGCCGCGCAGCGCACTGCTCTGGGGCGCGGCAGCGGGGCTAGTTGGCGGCATCGGCCTGGCTGCGCTCTATCGCGCTCTGGCCATCGGGCAGATGGGTATCAATGCGCCGGTGGCGGCATTGATCACGGCGGCGCTGCCGGTGCTCGTGAGCTTTCGTACAGAAGGCTTGCCCAGCGTGGTGCAGTTCGCCGGATTTGCACTCGCCTTCGTTGCCATCTGGCTCATCGCTTTGCCATCGGGAGCATTGGGCCGTCCCAAAGGGCTGGGCTTAGCCGTAATAGCGGGACTGGGATTTGGTGGGTTCCTGGTGTTGAGCCGGCAGGCGGCAACGCAGTCGGTCTTCTGGCCACTGGTCATGGCGCGGGCAGCCTCGATGGCATTAATGCTCATCCTGGTCACGGTTCGCGGCCAGCCCTGGAAGCCCAACCGCGCCCTGCTCCGCTACATGCTGGTCGCCGGAATTGTGGACTCCTTCGGCAACGCACTATTCGTTGCAGCCACGCGCCGCGGGCGGCTGGATGTAGCGGCAGTTCTGTCGTCGCTTTATCCCGCCGCAACCGTGCTGCTCGCACGGTTTCTACTGAAGGAGCGTATTTCGCGGCTGCAG
This genomic window from Terriglobales bacterium contains:
- a CDS encoding SpoIIE family protein phosphatase — protein: QAVHNAASEKAAQAGMGSTIVAVLADGAFFSVGHVGDSRIYLIRDGSIEQLTNDHSLVMEQVRLGMITLAEARTSQMQNVIVRALGTEPSVQPDLDDLVAAPGDVLVLCSDGLTRHVSDDKILETVMSASDLQKACDRLVDAARDGGGEDNITCLLLRFEEQPWYKKWLDAASGGSPKWQNSF
- a CDS encoding FHA domain-containing protein codes for the protein MAKLFLKFEQATLKEYSLPEGGTLTIGRLPDNNVQIDNLAVSGHHARIGFEGDHFVIEDSNSLNGTFVNGRRISKSALRDGDVVLVGKHTIAFQDEARRAEVALPPLNVTPPVPQLDATVMLETKQAKEMLAQAAPGEPIVSRYPIRERIATLTVMEGKTDQSRYVLSSKLNVIGKSEMASIKLKGWFAPRVAAVINHRDDRYFIAASEKDVRIKVNGAEVAGQKELAEGDVVEVAGVKLTFAYSE
- a CDS encoding DMT family transporter; the protein is MVVVAHGAGLLCMLAFALATGEPIPPRSALLWGAAAGLVGGIGLAALYRALAIGQMGINAPVAALITAALPVLVSFRTEGLPSVVQFAGFALAFVAIWLIALPSGALGRPKGLGLAVIAGLGFGGFLVLSRQAATQSVFWPLVMARAASMALMLILVTVRGQPWKPNRALLRYMLVAGIVDSFGNALFVAATRRGRLDVAAVLSSLYPAATVLLARFLLKERISRLQTTGMAAALIAVPMIAGR